One part of the Microlunatus elymi genome encodes these proteins:
- the zwf gene encoding glucose-6-phosphate dehydrogenase, which yields MSRPNPLRDPQDRRIPRIAGPCALVMFGVTGDLASKKLMPAIYDLANRGLLPPGFALVGFARRDWDTEDFAEVVHNAVKANARTPFREEVWKQLSDGIRFVAGELDDDAAFDRLKQTIDELDESRGTGGNHAFYLSIPPGLFPNVVGQLRSHGMAEQDHDRWSRVVIEKPFGHDLKSAQELNDIVSTAFPASSVFRIDHYLGKETVQNLLALRFANQLFEPVWNNNYVDHVQITMAEDIGIGGRAGYYDGIGAARDVIQNHLLQLLALTAMEEPTSFEASQLRAEKQKVLAAARPPRDLGLHTARGRYTAAWAGGEKVGGYLDEPRIPADSTTETYAAIRVDIDNRRWAGVPFYLRAGKRMPRRVTEIALGFKQAPHLPFDETDTAELGYNALVMRIQPDEGVTLRFGAKVPGTQMEIREVNMDFAYGGSFTESSPEAYERLILDVLLGDPPLFPQHEEVELSWRILDPILDYWASLGTPPDDYEAGTWGPKSADEMLARDGFAWRRP from the coding sequence ATGTCACGCCCCAATCCGCTGCGCGATCCGCAGGACCGCCGTATCCCCCGGATCGCCGGCCCGTGCGCGCTGGTGATGTTCGGCGTCACCGGTGACCTGGCCAGCAAGAAGTTGATGCCGGCCATCTACGATCTGGCCAACCGCGGTCTGCTGCCGCCCGGTTTCGCGCTGGTCGGATTCGCCCGCCGCGACTGGGACACCGAGGACTTCGCCGAGGTCGTGCACAACGCGGTCAAGGCGAACGCCCGCACCCCGTTCCGGGAAGAGGTCTGGAAGCAGCTCAGCGACGGCATCCGCTTCGTCGCCGGCGAGTTGGACGACGACGCCGCCTTCGACCGGTTGAAGCAGACGATCGACGAGCTCGACGAGTCCCGCGGCACCGGCGGAAACCACGCGTTCTACCTGTCCATCCCGCCCGGCCTGTTCCCCAACGTGGTCGGTCAGTTGCGCAGCCACGGGATGGCAGAACAAGATCATGATCGGTGGAGCCGGGTGGTGATCGAGAAGCCGTTCGGGCACGATCTGAAGTCCGCCCAGGAGCTCAACGACATCGTCTCCACCGCCTTCCCGGCCAGCTCGGTGTTCCGCATCGATCACTATCTGGGCAAGGAAACCGTGCAGAACCTGCTGGCGCTGCGGTTCGCCAACCAGCTGTTCGAGCCGGTGTGGAACAACAACTACGTCGATCATGTCCAGATCACCATGGCCGAGGACATCGGCATCGGTGGCCGGGCCGGCTACTACGACGGCATCGGGGCTGCCCGGGACGTGATCCAGAATCATCTGCTGCAGCTGCTGGCGCTGACCGCGATGGAGGAACCGACCTCCTTCGAGGCCAGTCAGTTGCGGGCCGAGAAGCAGAAGGTGCTCGCGGCTGCTCGGCCGCCGCGTGATCTTGGGTTGCACACCGCTCGCGGCCGCTACACCGCGGCCTGGGCCGGCGGCGAGAAGGTCGGCGGCTACCTGGACGAGCCACGGATTCCGGCGGACTCGACCACTGAGACGTACGCCGCGATCCGGGTCGACATCGACAACCGGCGTTGGGCCGGGGTGCCGTTCTACCTGCGCGCAGGCAAACGGATGCCGCGCCGGGTGACCGAGATCGCGCTCGGTTTCAAGCAGGCGCCGCACCTGCCGTTCGACGAGACCGACACCGCCGAGCTCGGCTACAACGCCTTGGTGATGCGGATCCAGCCGGATGAGGGCGTCACGCTGCGATTCGGCGCCAAGGTGCCGGGCACCCAGATGGAGATCCGCGAGGTGAACATGGACTTCGCGTACGGCGGTTCGTTCACCGAGTCCTCACCGGAGGCGTACGAGCGGTTGATCTTGGACGTGCTGCTCGGCGATCCGCCGCTGTTCCCGCAGCACGAGGAGGTCGAGTTGTCCTGGCGGATCCTGGATCCGATCTTGGACTACTGGGCCTCGCTCGGCACTCCGCCGGACGACTACGAGGCGGGCACCTGGGGCCCGAAGAGCGCCGACGAGATGCTCGCCCGCGATGGTTTTGCCTGGCGCCGGCCGTGA
- a CDS encoding glucose-6-phosphate dehydrogenase assembly protein OpcA → MIITLSDTTSAKISSALLNARRSAGSPASGMVLTLIIVSDEEEYPAALESAMAAGREHPCRILLVVTGNGRHTASLDAEVRIGEGTSGEVVVVRMRGPLADHPASVIRPLLLPDSPVVVWWPGSVPANRDTSESLAELSNRRITDAAAAKQPRRELTRRAEQITSGDTDLAWTRLTTWRTLLAAALDQFPARITAVTVESERGNPSSELLAAWLESRLKLPVRLITSAGPGLTAVRMATAAGDIAITRPDGLLAAYAIPGQPERMVALKRRPTSELIAEELRRMDHDVVYEETLRAFLTRRAGKRTAKKTPTKRTTAARTATKRTTAARTATKRTTAARTATKGPELVEGPARKRTAKSATAKKSPAKKTAAKKTAAKKTAAKKTAAKKTAAKTAIRKATR, encoded by the coding sequence ATGATCATCACTCTGAGCGACACCACCTCGGCGAAGATCTCCTCCGCCCTGCTGAACGCCCGCCGCAGCGCCGGCAGCCCGGCCTCCGGCATGGTGCTGACCTTGATCATCGTCTCCGACGAGGAGGAGTATCCCGCCGCGCTGGAGTCGGCGATGGCGGCCGGTCGCGAACACCCCTGCCGGATCCTGCTGGTGGTCACCGGCAACGGTCGGCACACCGCCTCGCTGGATGCCGAGGTACGCATCGGTGAGGGCACCTCGGGCGAGGTCGTGGTGGTGCGGATGCGCGGTCCGCTGGCCGATCATCCGGCGTCGGTGATCCGGCCGCTGCTGCTGCCGGACTCCCCTGTCGTGGTGTGGTGGCCGGGCTCGGTGCCGGCCAATCGCGACACCTCCGAAAGCCTGGCCGAGCTGTCCAACCGGCGGATCACCGACGCGGCGGCGGCCAAGCAGCCGCGCCGCGAACTGACCCGGCGGGCCGAGCAGATCACCAGCGGCGACACCGATCTGGCCTGGACCCGGCTGACCACCTGGCGGACGCTGCTGGCCGCCGCGCTGGACCAGTTCCCGGCCCGGATCACCGCGGTCACGGTCGAGTCCGAACGCGGCAATCCGTCCTCGGAGCTGCTGGCCGCCTGGCTTGAGTCCCGGCTGAAGCTGCCGGTCCGGCTGATCACCAGCGCCGGCCCGGGGCTGACCGCGGTCCGGATGGCGACCGCCGCCGGCGACATCGCCATCACCCGGCCGGACGGCCTGCTGGCCGCGTACGCGATCCCAGGCCAGCCGGAGCGGATGGTCGCGCTGAAGCGGCGGCCGACCTCGGAGCTGATCGCCGAGGAACTGCGCCGGATGGACCACGACGTCGTGTACGAGGAAACGCTGCGCGCCTTCCTCACCCGTCGTGCCGGCAAGCGCACCGCCAAGAAGACGCCAACGAAACGAACCACCGCCGCGCGAACCGCAACGAAACGAACCACCGCCGCGCGAACCGCAACCAAGCGAACCACCGCCGCGCGAACCGCAACCAAGGGCCCTGAGCTTGTCGAAGGGCCGGCACGCAAGCGCACCGCAAAGTCGGCAACAGCGAAGAAATCCCCGGCCAAGAAGACAGCGGCGAAGAAGACAGCGGCGAAGAAGACAGCGGCGAAGAAGACTGCGGCGAAGAAGACTGCGGCCAAGACGGCCATCCGAAAGGCCACACGATGA
- the pgl gene encoding 6-phosphogluconolactonase has product MSGPEFLIHPDANAVAEAIAERLLTRLTELQQQHADRTINVGLTGGRIATRAYQRLAADGPGSEVDWSRVGLWWGDERFVAADSGDRNDRGALAALQPTLGLDESQIHRMPADDGVLALDDAAEVYAGEFGDTVLDICLLGVGPDGHIASVFPDHPSFERSLSATSDVIPVRDSPKPPPLRISLTHPAINRSAEVWFTVSGADKADAVGWATTGSKPVPAGQAHGTERTLWLLDEAAAAKLNH; this is encoded by the coding sequence ATGAGCGGGCCGGAGTTCCTGATCCATCCTGACGCGAACGCCGTTGCGGAGGCGATTGCCGAGCGTCTGCTGACCCGACTGACCGAACTCCAGCAACAGCACGCCGATCGTACGATCAACGTCGGTCTGACCGGTGGCCGGATCGCCACCCGCGCCTACCAACGGCTCGCGGCCGACGGGCCGGGCAGCGAGGTGGACTGGTCCAGGGTCGGCTTGTGGTGGGGTGACGAGCGGTTCGTCGCCGCCGATTCCGGTGATCGCAACGACCGCGGAGCACTGGCCGCGCTACAGCCGACGCTGGGTCTGGACGAGTCGCAGATCCACCGGATGCCGGCCGACGACGGCGTGCTGGCGCTGGACGATGCGGCCGAGGTCTACGCCGGCGAGTTCGGCGACACGGTGCTGGACATCTGCCTGCTGGGGGTGGGGCCGGACGGCCACATCGCGTCGGTGTTCCCCGATCACCCGTCGTTCGAACGGTCGCTGTCCGCGACCTCCGACGTAATCCCTGTACGCGATTCCCCCAAGCCGCCACCGCTGCGGATCAGCCTGACCCACCCGGCAATCAATCGCTCCGCCGAGGTCTGGTTCACCGTCTCCGGCGCCGACAAGGCCGACGCCGTCGGCTGGGCGACAACCGGCAGCAAACCGGTCCCCGCCGGCCAAGCTCACGGCACCGAGCGCACCCTCTGGCTGCTGGACGAGGCAGCCGCCGCCAAGTTGAACCACTGA
- a CDS encoding YciI family protein yields the protein MTQYIVYFNQQWAGDHSEEWFISRGPLAKAVVAEMKDAGVYVFAGGLDEDVDRVFSADATSGTLLISDGPYVAGKESLGGLTIIDVADVGVAKMWAGKLAEACGWPQEVRRIG from the coding sequence ATGACGCAGTACATCGTCTATTTCAACCAGCAGTGGGCGGGCGACCACAGCGAGGAGTGGTTCATCAGCCGCGGACCGCTCGCCAAGGCGGTGGTGGCGGAGATGAAGGACGCGGGTGTTTATGTGTTCGCCGGTGGGCTGGACGAGGACGTTGATCGGGTGTTCAGCGCCGACGCCACGAGCGGCACGCTTCTGATCAGTGATGGGCCGTACGTCGCAGGCAAGGAGTCGCTGGGCGGCTTGACCATCATCGACGTCGCAGATGTCGGCGTGGCGAAGATGTGGGCGGGAAAGCTCGCCGAGGCGTGCGGCTGGCCACAAGAGGTCCGACGGATCGGATGA
- a CDS encoding potassium channel family protein, with protein sequence MTDDDELRLHRWESHADLPLTVVALVFLVAYAVPILDDHLSPKWDRAYDVATWASWLAFAIDYVVRLCLARHRAAFVRSNLLDLAVVVLPMLRPLRLLRVLALVDILNRRAGSSLRGRVGVYVAGSMVLVLFVGSLAVLDAERHAPGSNIHTSGQALWWSIVTVSTVGYGDFYPVSTTGRLVGVGMMISGIALLGVVTASVASWLVDRVRQVEQGAQAATRADVAKLAAKIDSLERLLAQRDAPKA encoded by the coding sequence ATGACTGACGATGACGAGCTGCGCCTGCACCGATGGGAGTCGCACGCCGATCTTCCGTTGACCGTGGTGGCTCTGGTGTTCCTGGTCGCCTACGCGGTCCCGATCCTGGACGATCACCTCTCGCCGAAATGGGACCGCGCATATGACGTGGCTACGTGGGCATCGTGGCTGGCCTTTGCCATCGACTATGTGGTGCGCCTTTGCCTGGCGCGGCACCGCGCGGCGTTCGTACGAAGCAACCTGCTGGACCTGGCCGTGGTGGTGCTGCCGATGCTGCGTCCGCTGCGGCTGCTGCGGGTGTTGGCCCTGGTCGACATCCTGAACCGTCGCGCCGGGTCGTCGCTGCGCGGGCGGGTCGGCGTGTACGTGGCCGGCTCGATGGTGTTGGTGCTGTTCGTCGGGTCTCTGGCCGTCCTGGACGCCGAACGGCACGCTCCCGGATCCAACATCCACACGTCCGGTCAAGCACTGTGGTGGTCCATCGTCACCGTCAGCACGGTCGGATACGGCGACTTCTATCCCGTCAGCACGACCGGGCGCCTGGTCGGAGTGGGAATGATGATCTCGGGGATCGCCCTCCTGGGTGTGGTCACCGCCTCCGTCGCCAGCTGGCTGGTCGATCGCGTACGTCAGGTCGAACAGGGCGCGCAGGCCGCCACTCGGGCGGACGTGGCCAAGCTGGCTGCCAAGATCGACTCCCTCGAACGTCTGCTCGCCCAACGCGACGCACCCAAGGCCTGA
- a CDS encoding DUF222 domain-containing protein encodes MFESEVAGLDLAGTAEAFGFVAREKLRVGCEQLLLAAHWADLHPPVGLLPASAGAGRLVGERAMCFGAAGTPLVGEFAPAELAPLIQGSIGQARSLIADATDLRQRFTRIWALVRRGLVADWAVRLIARSCRDLSPGQAGAVDRMLSGDLIAVGRRRLEHLLDAAMLRVDGERIATLIAEGRRSRFVRVGQAGEHGIKTVYARLDAAEAIRLDAMVNRVADILAGADRCRMAGVPTRDAKTRDEWRAVAFSLLGTNPVRAAQLLIEHEQPDLFDALAELQQPPLRYDPNRNDIQPDHFPINDPDGAPFDPDREPPVEESLLPPDPESEYEPTDAEQWQPRSNGPRQDQATDHDHLSVEELGGSQDQPHPARDHDPAGPADDHHRPTGDHQSAAPARDHDHGREQQEHSASSADWLNPFLRQEYRQEALRQLLRHLDPARLVSPAMLHVHYYPDDTTPIARVEELGPASLHQVRHWLDDCRINLLPVLDLNTIPAVDAYEVPPRLREAVFCRNPASLYPYSTTIGRTTDLDHTNPYRRRPDRSPAEPGQTALGKLAPLARPEHRYKTHGRISVRQPVPGTLVWLTRYGQVLITSAAGTQDLGTTHFARAVWHAAQPNGAHTTAA; translated from the coding sequence ATGTTCGAATCCGAGGTGGCGGGGCTGGACCTGGCCGGTACGGCCGAGGCGTTCGGCTTCGTTGCCCGGGAGAAACTCCGGGTCGGTTGTGAGCAGTTGCTGCTGGCCGCCCATTGGGCCGACCTGCACCCACCGGTAGGCCTGCTACCCGCCTCGGCCGGGGCGGGCCGGCTGGTCGGTGAACGCGCAATGTGTTTCGGCGCCGCCGGCACTCCGCTGGTGGGCGAGTTCGCTCCGGCCGAACTGGCGCCGCTGATCCAGGGCAGCATCGGGCAGGCCCGCAGCCTGATCGCCGACGCGACCGACCTGCGCCAGCGTTTCACCCGGATCTGGGCACTGGTCCGCCGCGGCCTGGTCGCCGACTGGGCGGTCCGGTTGATCGCCCGCAGCTGCCGCGACCTGTCGCCGGGGCAGGCCGGCGCGGTGGATCGGATGCTGTCCGGGGACCTGATCGCGGTCGGCCGCCGGCGACTGGAACATCTCCTCGATGCGGCGATGCTGCGGGTGGACGGGGAACGGATCGCGACGTTGATCGCCGAGGGCCGCCGGTCCCGGTTCGTGCGGGTCGGGCAGGCAGGAGAGCACGGCATCAAAACCGTGTATGCCCGACTGGATGCCGCCGAGGCGATCCGGCTGGACGCGATGGTGAACCGGGTCGCCGACATCCTCGCCGGCGCCGATCGCTGCCGGATGGCCGGAGTACCGACCCGCGACGCCAAAACCCGAGACGAGTGGCGTGCGGTCGCGTTCAGCCTGCTGGGCACCAACCCGGTCCGGGCCGCCCAACTGTTGATCGAACACGAACAACCCGACCTGTTCGACGCGCTGGCCGAGCTGCAACAGCCACCGCTGCGCTACGACCCCAACCGGAACGACATCCAACCCGACCACTTCCCGATCAACGACCCCGACGGTGCACCGTTCGACCCCGATCGGGAGCCGCCGGTCGAGGAATCCCTGCTACCGCCCGATCCCGAATCCGAGTACGAGCCGACGGATGCCGAGCAGTGGCAGCCGCGCAGCAACGGTCCGCGCCAGGACCAGGCGACCGACCATGATCATCTCAGCGTCGAAGAACTCGGCGGCAGCCAGGATCAGCCGCACCCCGCACGTGATCATGACCCGGCAGGGCCCGCGGATGATCATCATCGGCCCACGGGTGACCATCAGTCGGCAGCGCCCGCGCGTGATCATGATCATGGTCGTGAGCAGCAGGAACACTCGGCGTCGTCGGCTGATTGGCTGAATCCGTTTCTGCGGCAGGAATACCGGCAAGAAGCACTCCGGCAACTGTTACGGCACCTCGACCCCGCCCGGCTGGTCTCCCCCGCGATGCTGCACGTGCACTACTACCCCGACGACACCACGCCGATCGCCCGGGTCGAAGAACTCGGACCGGCCAGCCTGCACCAGGTCCGACACTGGCTGGACGACTGCCGGATCAACCTGCTACCGGTGCTCGACCTGAACACCATCCCCGCCGTCGACGCCTACGAGGTCCCACCCAGGCTCCGCGAGGCGGTGTTCTGCCGCAACCCGGCCAGCCTTTACCCCTACTCGACCACCATCGGCCGCACCACGGATCTGGACCACACCAACCCCTACCGGCGGCGGCCCGACCGCAGCCCGGCCGAACCCGGCCAAACCGCCCTCGGCAAACTCGCACCCCTCGCAAGGCCCGAACACCGATACAAAACCCACGGCCGGATCTCGGTCCGACAACCCGTGCCAGGCACCCTCGTCTGGCTCACCCGCTACGGCCAAGTACTGATCACCAGCGCCGCCGGCACCCAAGACCTCGGCACCACCCACTTCGCCCGAGCCGTCTGGCACGCCGCCCAACCCAACGGCGCCCACACCACCGCCGCCTAA
- a CDS encoding IS256 family transposase, which translates to MSASDQQLVRELTDRARANGLQLTGQGGLLGRLTKMIVEGALEGEMDDHLGYAKHDPVGRDGGNSRNGYRAKTLLTEAGPVDVSVPRDRDGSFEPTIVAKRQRRLSGVEDLVISLSAKGLTTGEISAHLAEVYGAEVSKQTISTITDRVMEGLAAWQSRPLDPVYAVLFIDAIQVKIREGEVCNRPIYLALGVTADGERDVLGLWAGEHGDGEGAKYWLRVLTEIKNRGTNDVCMLVCDGLTGLPDAVSAVWDKTIVQTCIVHLLRNSFKYASKKDWGSVAKDLKPVYTAASEAEALDRFADFSSKWEKRYPAIIRLWTNAWAEFVPFLQFDREIRTVICTTNAIESINARLRRAVNARGHFPTEQAALKCLYLAIMSLDPTGRGRKRWTNRWKAALNAFDITFDGRLSAGRN; encoded by the coding sequence CTGTCGGCCAGCGATCAGCAGCTGGTGCGCGAGCTGACCGATCGGGCCCGGGCCAACGGGTTGCAGCTGACCGGTCAGGGCGGCTTGCTGGGCCGGCTGACGAAGATGATCGTCGAGGGCGCCCTGGAGGGTGAGATGGATGATCACCTGGGGTATGCCAAGCATGATCCGGTCGGCCGGGACGGCGGTAACTCCCGCAACGGCTACCGGGCCAAGACGCTGTTGACCGAAGCCGGGCCGGTTGATGTTTCGGTGCCGCGGGACCGGGACGGCAGTTTCGAGCCGACGATCGTGGCGAAGCGGCAGCGGCGACTGTCTGGGGTGGAGGACCTAGTGATCTCGCTGTCGGCGAAGGGACTCACGACCGGGGAGATTTCGGCGCACCTCGCCGAGGTGTATGGGGCGGAGGTGTCGAAACAGACGATCTCGACGATCACCGACCGGGTGATGGAGGGGCTGGCCGCCTGGCAGTCTCGTCCGTTGGACCCGGTGTATGCGGTGCTGTTCATCGACGCGATCCAGGTCAAGATCCGGGAGGGTGAGGTCTGCAACCGGCCGATCTACCTGGCCCTGGGTGTCACCGCCGACGGTGAGCGTGACGTGCTCGGCCTGTGGGCCGGTGAGCACGGCGACGGGGAAGGTGCCAAGTACTGGCTGCGAGTGCTGACCGAGATCAAGAATCGTGGCACCAACGATGTGTGCATGCTGGTCTGCGACGGGCTGACCGGACTCCCTGACGCGGTGTCGGCGGTGTGGGACAAGACGATCGTGCAGACCTGCATCGTGCATCTGCTGCGGAACTCGTTCAAATACGCCTCGAAGAAGGACTGGGGGTCGGTCGCCAAGGACCTGAAACCGGTGTATACCGCCGCCTCCGAGGCCGAAGCGCTGGACCGGTTCGCCGACTTCAGCTCCAAGTGGGAGAAGCGTTACCCGGCGATCATCCGGCTGTGGACCAACGCTTGGGCAGAGTTCGTCCCATTCCTGCAGTTCGACCGCGAAATCCGCACCGTGATCTGCACGACGAATGCGATCGAGTCGATCAACGCCCGACTCCGGCGAGCGGTCAATGCCCGCGGTCATTTCCCCACCGAGCAGGCAGCGCTGAAGTGCCTGTACCTGGCGATCATGAGTCTCGATCCGACCGGCCGAGGACGCAAACGCTGGACCAACCGATGGAAGGCAGCACTCAACGCCTTCGACATCACCTTCGACGGACGCCTATCCGCCGGACGCAACTAA
- a CDS encoding IS3 family transposase (programmed frameshift) has product MPKQYPKQQRDRAVRMVQDHLDEYDSPYLACKAIAPKVGVGVESLRRWVQQAQIDAGEQPGTTSVERARIKELERENRELREANEILKAASGFLRGGTRPPTPMIVEFIDAQRRCGHRIFLICRVLLEFGIRFSERAYRKARTRPPADRDLDDAVVVEALLATRRPDPVTGRPPKERFYGRRKMTRWLRRQGLDVPYCQVDRLMRQEGLNGLRRGKQKTTTIRDPKRPAATDLLNRNFTAAVPDQVWIADITYVSTWSGWCYTAFVVDVFSQRILGWAVATTMGDRLVRDALAMAVWQRDHQGHPIADQLVHHSDKGSQYTSIRFGESLTHNGIRPSTGSVGDSYDNALMESINGLYKNECIRPEGPIKTLLDVEYATAEWVDWWNHDRLHSSLGYLTPAEYEEAHYDHLLNLLQPEPAHP; this is encoded by the exons ATGCCGAAGCAGTATCCGAAGCAGCAGCGGGACCGTGCAGTGCGGATGGTCCAAGATCATTTAGACGAGTACGACAGCCCGTATCTGGCGTGCAAAGCGATCGCGCCGAAGGTCGGAGTCGGAGTGGAATCGCTGCGCCGGTGGGTGCAACAGGCCCAGATCGATGCCGGCGAGCAGCCGGGCACCACGAGTGTGGAGAGGGCCCGGATCAAGGAGCTGGAGCGGGAGAACCGTGAGCTGCGCGAGGCCAACGAAATCTTGAAAGCAGCATCGG GTTTTCTTCGCGGGGGAACTCGACCCCCGACGCCGATGATCGTCGAGTTCATCGACGCGCAACGTCGATGCGGTCACCGGATCTTCCTTATCTGCAGGGTATTACTCGAGTTCGGGATCAGGTTCAGCGAACGAGCCTACCGCAAGGCCAGGACCCGGCCACCGGCCGACCGTGACCTGGACGATGCGGTCGTGGTCGAGGCGCTGCTGGCCACCCGCCGGCCCGACCCGGTCACCGGCCGGCCACCGAAGGAACGGTTCTACGGCCGCCGGAAAATGACCCGCTGGCTACGCCGCCAGGGCCTGGACGTGCCCTACTGCCAGGTCGACCGGCTGATGCGCCAGGAAGGCCTCAACGGGCTGCGCCGAGGCAAGCAGAAGACCACCACCATCCGCGACCCCAAGCGCCCAGCCGCCACCGACCTGTTGAACCGCAACTTCACCGCAGCGGTGCCCGATCAAGTCTGGATCGCCGACATCACCTACGTGTCGACCTGGTCCGGCTGGTGCTACACCGCCTTCGTCGTGGACGTGTTCTCCCAACGCATCCTCGGCTGGGCAGTCGCCACCACGATGGGCGACCGGTTGGTCCGCGACGCCCTGGCGATGGCGGTCTGGCAGCGTGACCACCAGGGGCATCCGATCGCCGACCAGCTCGTCCATCACAGTGACAAGGGCAGCCAGTACACGTCGATCCGGTTCGGCGAATCCCTTACCCACAACGGAATCCGGCCCTCTACCGGTAGCGTCGGAGACTCCTACGACAATGCCCTGATGGAGTCGATCAACGGACTCTACAAGAACGAATGCATCAGACCCGAAGGGCCCATCAAAACCCTGCTCGACGTCGAATACGCCACCGCCGAATGGGTCGACTGGTGGAACCACGACCGGCTCCACTCCAGCCTGGGCTACCTCACCCCTGCCGAGTACGAGGAAGCCCACTACGATCACCTACTGAACCTGCTCCAACCGGAGCCGGCCCACCCATAA
- a CDS encoding GNAT family N-acetyltransferase, translating to MAESTMTETWTIQPLDAGSWDAFAGLVERHNGVFGGCWCTWFHTMASEKERDSGKNCELKKRLVTEDRAHAALVMDGDTAIAWCQYGPPSELPNIYHRKQYEAEADLLPDYRITCIFVDKRYRHRGLAAVALQGALELIANAGGGVVEGYPHDNSGQRVAVLYDGTRALYERTGFDYIRPKGTKNCVMRTTVAPQKSRRSRS from the coding sequence ATGGCTGAGTCAACGATGACGGAGACCTGGACGATACAACCTCTCGACGCGGGGAGTTGGGACGCCTTCGCCGGCCTGGTCGAGCGGCACAACGGCGTGTTCGGCGGCTGTTGGTGCACCTGGTTCCACACGATGGCGTCGGAGAAGGAACGTGATTCGGGCAAGAACTGCGAGCTGAAGAAGCGGCTGGTCACCGAGGACCGGGCGCACGCGGCGCTGGTGATGGACGGCGATACCGCGATCGCCTGGTGCCAGTACGGCCCGCCCTCCGAGTTGCCGAACATCTATCACCGCAAGCAGTACGAGGCCGAGGCGGACCTGCTGCCCGACTACCGGATCACCTGCATCTTCGTCGACAAGCGGTATCGGCATCGAGGTCTGGCGGCGGTGGCGCTGCAAGGCGCCCTGGAGTTGATCGCGAACGCGGGTGGCGGCGTCGTCGAGGGCTATCCGCACGACAACTCCGGCCAACGCGTCGCAGTGCTCTACGACGGCACGCGCGCGCTCTACGAACGCACCGGTTTCGACTACATCCGCCCCAAGGGCACCAAGAACTGCGTCATGCGGACGACGGTGGCGCCCCAGAAGTCGCGCCGCAGCCGGTCGTGA
- a CDS encoding mandelate racemase/muconate lactonizing enzyme family protein: MTSDPTITGVRSAELPTHYPRTVGRNARLGSHGDGGTSAIAIIDTDSGQSGWGLIEQAVSATMIDDVVGRPLSELIDPNHGVRADRHCWLDAPLHDLLGVVLDLPVYAILGGRGSTAVEVYDGAIYFDDLDPESAPRGTEAVLANCRADRKLGYRDFKIKIGRGNRWRDRDAGDRRDVEITRLVRDAYPDTRILVDANDGYDLTGFQRYLDAVADVGLYWVEEPFADDADDLAQLRDHLNEISPQTLIAEGETDPDLDELLPIAAAGHIDVLLMDVMSFGISRWRRTMAELIKHGVVGSPHAWGRPLKTVYAAHLAAGLGNIPVVEGVPGSTERVDLGSHVFADGILTLSDRPGFGLSLLAG; encoded by the coding sequence ATGACATCGGATCCGACAATCACCGGGGTCAGGTCGGCCGAGTTGCCGACCCACTATCCGCGTACGGTCGGCCGCAACGCCCGACTGGGCAGCCACGGCGACGGCGGCACGTCCGCCATCGCGATCATCGACACCGATTCAGGTCAGTCCGGTTGGGGGCTGATCGAGCAGGCCGTCTCGGCGACCATGATCGACGACGTGGTCGGCCGTCCGCTGTCGGAGCTGATCGACCCGAACCACGGCGTACGAGCTGATCGGCACTGCTGGCTCGACGCACCGCTGCACGATCTTCTCGGCGTGGTGCTCGACCTGCCGGTGTACGCGATCCTCGGCGGCCGTGGCAGCACCGCCGTCGAGGTGTACGACGGTGCCATCTACTTCGATGATCTTGATCCGGAGTCCGCGCCGCGCGGTACGGAGGCAGTGCTGGCCAACTGCCGGGCCGACCGGAAGCTCGGCTATCGCGACTTCAAGATCAAGATCGGGCGCGGCAACCGCTGGCGCGATCGCGACGCCGGCGATCGCCGCGACGTCGAGATCACCCGGCTGGTCCGGGATGCCTACCCGGACACGCGAATCCTCGTGGATGCCAACGACGGTTACGATCTGACCGGATTCCAGCGCTACCTGGATGCGGTGGCCGACGTCGGCCTGTACTGGGTCGAGGAGCCCTTTGCCGACGACGCGGACGATCTTGCTCAACTGCGCGATCATCTGAACGAGATCAGTCCACAGACCTTGATCGCCGAGGGAGAGACCGACCCGGATCTCGACGAGCTGCTGCCGATCGCCGCGGCGGGACACATCGACGTGCTGCTGATGGACGTGATGTCCTTCGGCATCTCCCGGTGGCGACGCACCATGGCCGAGTTGATCAAGCACGGCGTGGTCGGCTCCCCACATGCTTGGGGCCGTCCGCTGAAGACCGTCTATGCCGCACACCTGGCCGCGGGCCTCGGCAACATCCCCGTCGTGGAGGGTGTGCCCGGCAGCACCGAGCGGGTCGACCTCGGCTCACATGTGTTCGCCGACGGCATCCTGACCCTGTCCGACCGGCCGGGCTTCGGATTGTCGCTGCTCGCCGGCTGA